In Dioscorea cayenensis subsp. rotundata cultivar TDr96_F1 chromosome 11, TDr96_F1_v2_PseudoChromosome.rev07_lg8_w22 25.fasta, whole genome shotgun sequence, a single genomic region encodes these proteins:
- the LOC120271914 gene encoding chlorophyllase-2-like: MESKKNVFEMGKLKAQEITIKKGCSSPPKSLLIVTPSESGKYPVVLFLHGFLLSNNYYSLLLNHISSHGFILVAPQLSVILPCSTRDITGAAKVTDWLAGNLQALLPTGVEANLQELALAGHSRGGHAAFSLILGCTKTTLKFSALIGVDPVAGPFKGYQIPPRILTGKPSSMELGIPAMVIGTGLGEKKKMFFPACAPEGVNHKEFYYECKPPCYHVVVKDYGHLDMLDDDAPKVTKCVCTNGVNCKDLMRRSTGGIMVAFLKAYLMEDNESLEAIFDGSLVAPAELSPVERRLE, translated from the exons ATGGAATCAAAGAAGAATGTGTTTGAAATGGGAAAGCTAAAGGCCcaagaaataacaataaaaaagggTTGTTCATCTCCACCAAAATCTCTTCTCATTGTAACCCCAAGTGAATCAGGGAAATACCCAGTGGTTCTctttctccatggctttcttcTCTCCAACAACTACTACTCTCTACTCCTCAACCACATCTCCTCTCATGGCTTCATCCTTGTGGCACCTCAG CTTAGTGTCATACTACCATGTTCCACCAGAGACATCACCGGAGCAGCAAAGGTCACTGACTGGTTGGCCGGAAACCTCCAAGCTTTGTTACCAACTGGAGTTGAAGCCAATTTACAAGAGCTTGCACTGGCAG GTCACAGTAGAGGTGGCCATGCAGCCTTTTCTCTTATCCTCGGATGCACCAAGACAACTCTAAAGTTCTCAGCCTTAATTGGAGTTGACCCGGTGGCTGGACCTTTTAAAGGTTATCAAATCCCTCCAAGGATTTTAACCGGTAAACCATCTTCAATGGAGCTTGGAATTCCAGCAATGGTGATTGGAACTGGActtggagagaagaagaagatgtttttCCCTGCTTGTGCCCCAGAGGGAGTTAATCATAAAGAGTTCTACTATGAGTGTAAACCTCCATGTTATCATGTTGTTGTGAAGGATTATGGTCATCTTGATATGTTGGATGATGATGCTCCCAAAGTGACCAAGTGTGTGTGTACTAATGGGGTGAATTGTAAGGATTTAATGAGGAGGTCAACAGGGGGTATAATGGTGGCATTTTTGAAGGCTTATTTGATGGAAGATAATGAGAGTCTTGAAGCCATTTTTGATGGTTCTCTTGTTGCTCCTGCTGAGCTTTCCCCTGTTGAGCGTCGTTTGGAAtga
- the LOC120272040 gene encoding probable serine/threonine-protein kinase BSK3 isoform X1 produces the protein MGSRLSKLRTCCCGSYNNATVLEAPDVESEVKSEGDGLPVFQEYSFEQLRLATSGFAVENIVSEHGEKAPNVVYKGKLDAQRRIAVKRFNRAAWPDPRQFLEEARSVGQLRSQRLANLLGCCAEGEERLLVAEYMPNDTLAKHLFHWEAQPMKWPMRLRVVLYLAQALEYCTTKGRALYHDLNAYRVLFDDECNPRLSCFGLMKNSHDGKSYSTNLAFTPPEYLRTGRVTPESVIYSFGTLLVDVLSGKHIPPSHALDLIRDRNFHMLTDSCLEGQFSNEDGTELVRLASRCLQYEQRERPNVKSLVQALTPLQKENDVPSYVLMDIPRGGASSLELLSLSPLGDACSRMDLTAIHEILEKVGYKDDEGTTNELSFQMWTNQMQETLNTKKKGDNAFRHKDFNTAIECYTQFIDVGTMVSPTVFGRRCLSYLMSDMPQQALNDAMQALVISPTWPTAFYLQAAALSALGMENEAREALKDGSSLESKKN, from the exons ATGGGGTCGCGGCTCTCCAAGCTGAGAACTTGCTGCTGTGGCTCTTACAATAATGCTACTGTACTGGAGGCGCCGGATGTTG AGAGTGAAGTGAAGAGTGAGGGTGATGGGTTGCCGGTGTTCCAGGAGTATTCTTTTGAGCAGCTCCGGCTTGCTACATCTGGGTTTGCGGTGGAGAACATTGTGTCCGAGCACGGGGAGAAGGCGCCTAATGTAGTGTACAAGGGGAAGTTAGATGCGCAACGTAGGATTGCTGTTAAGCGGTTCAATCGTGCTGCGTGGCCTGATCCTCGCCAGTTCTTG GAAGAAGCGAGATCTGTTGGTCAACTTAGAAGTCAAAGATTGGCAAATTTACTTGGCTGCTGTGCTGAAGGCGAAGAGAGGTTGCTTGTTGCTGAATATATGCCCAATGATACTCTTGCTAAGCACCTTTTTCATT GGGAAGCACAACCTATGAAATGGCCTATGCGATTGAGGGTGGTACTTTATCTCGCCCAAGCTCTAGAATATTGCACCACCAAGGGCCGTGCACTTTATCATGATCTTAATGCTTATAGAGTTTTGTTTGATGAT GAATGTAACCCTAGACTCTCATGCTTTGGTCTAATGAAGAATAGCCATGATGGCAAAAGTTATAGCACAAATTTGGCATTTACTCCTCCAGAATATTTGAGAACTG gTAGAGTTACACCAGAAAGTGTCATATATAGCTTTGGCACATTGCTTGTTGATGTTCTTAGTGGAAAACACATCCCACCTAGCCAT GCCCTTGACTTGATAAGGGATCGGAATTTTCATATGCTGACAGATTCATGTTTGGAAGGGCAATTCTCTAATGAGGATGGGACAGAATTAGTGCGCTTGGCATCTAGGTGTTTACAGTATGAGCAACGGGAGCGGCCTAACGTGAAATCATTAGTTCAAGCTCTGACTCCTCTGCAGAAGGAGAATGAT GTTCCTTCCTATGTCTTGATGGATATACCACGTGGTGGGGCTTCCTCATTAGAGTTATTGTCTCTCTCTCCTCTAGGTGATGCCTGTTCCAGAATGGATTTAACTGCTATACATGAGATTCTTGAAAAAGTAGGATATAAAGATGACGAAGGGACAACTAATGAG cTTTCATTTCAGATGTGGACTAATCAGATGCAAGAGACATTGAACACAAAGAAAAAGGGGGATAATGCTTTTCGTCACAAAGATTTTAATACTGCCATTGAATGCTATACTCAG TTTATTGATGTTGGCACCATGGTTTCACCTACTGTTTTTGGCCGCCGTTGTCTCTCCTACCTGATGAGCGACATGCCGCAGCAAGCTCTTAATGATGCAATGCAAGCTCTTGTCATATCTCCAACATGGCCCACAGCCTTTTATCTTCAAGCTGCTGCCCTCTCTGCTCTTGGAATGGAAAATGAAGCTCGAGAAGCATTGAAAGACGGCTCATCCTTAGAATCTAAAAAGAACTGA
- the LOC120272040 gene encoding probable serine/threonine-protein kinase BSK3 isoform X2 yields MPNDTLAKHLFHWEAQPMKWPMRLRVVLYLAQALEYCTTKGRALYHDLNAYRVLFDDECNPRLSCFGLMKNSHDGKSYSTNLAFTPPEYLRTGRVTPESVIYSFGTLLVDVLSGKHIPPSHALDLIRDRNFHMLTDSCLEGQFSNEDGTELVRLASRCLQYEQRERPNVKSLVQALTPLQKENDVPSYVLMDIPRGGASSLELLSLSPLGDACSRMDLTAIHEILEKVGYKDDEGTTNELSFQMWTNQMQETLNTKKKGDNAFRHKDFNTAIECYTQFIDVGTMVSPTVFGRRCLSYLMSDMPQQALNDAMQALVISPTWPTAFYLQAAALSALGMENEAREALKDGSSLESKKN; encoded by the exons ATGCCCAATGATACTCTTGCTAAGCACCTTTTTCATT GGGAAGCACAACCTATGAAATGGCCTATGCGATTGAGGGTGGTACTTTATCTCGCCCAAGCTCTAGAATATTGCACCACCAAGGGCCGTGCACTTTATCATGATCTTAATGCTTATAGAGTTTTGTTTGATGAT GAATGTAACCCTAGACTCTCATGCTTTGGTCTAATGAAGAATAGCCATGATGGCAAAAGTTATAGCACAAATTTGGCATTTACTCCTCCAGAATATTTGAGAACTG gTAGAGTTACACCAGAAAGTGTCATATATAGCTTTGGCACATTGCTTGTTGATGTTCTTAGTGGAAAACACATCCCACCTAGCCAT GCCCTTGACTTGATAAGGGATCGGAATTTTCATATGCTGACAGATTCATGTTTGGAAGGGCAATTCTCTAATGAGGATGGGACAGAATTAGTGCGCTTGGCATCTAGGTGTTTACAGTATGAGCAACGGGAGCGGCCTAACGTGAAATCATTAGTTCAAGCTCTGACTCCTCTGCAGAAGGAGAATGAT GTTCCTTCCTATGTCTTGATGGATATACCACGTGGTGGGGCTTCCTCATTAGAGTTATTGTCTCTCTCTCCTCTAGGTGATGCCTGTTCCAGAATGGATTTAACTGCTATACATGAGATTCTTGAAAAAGTAGGATATAAAGATGACGAAGGGACAACTAATGAG cTTTCATTTCAGATGTGGACTAATCAGATGCAAGAGACATTGAACACAAAGAAAAAGGGGGATAATGCTTTTCGTCACAAAGATTTTAATACTGCCATTGAATGCTATACTCAG TTTATTGATGTTGGCACCATGGTTTCACCTACTGTTTTTGGCCGCCGTTGTCTCTCCTACCTGATGAGCGACATGCCGCAGCAAGCTCTTAATGATGCAATGCAAGCTCTTGTCATATCTCCAACATGGCCCACAGCCTTTTATCTTCAAGCTGCTGCCCTCTCTGCTCTTGGAATGGAAAATGAAGCTCGAGAAGCATTGAAAGACGGCTCATCCTTAGAATCTAAAAAGAACTGA